A region of the Clavelina lepadiformis chromosome 9, kaClaLepa1.1, whole genome shotgun sequence genome:
aattatatttatgaCTTCATAAAAAAAGCAGCTGAATCAATAAACCGAAGCAAAAGGAAGCGTTTATTTCTCATCTTTCACCTGTCCGGCAGTATCAACAATATGAAGTCGATATTCCTGGTTGTTTAATTTGAATTGTCGCGTGAAAGCTGCAAGTATGAATTCAGCAGGGAAGTGCGTGTTTAAACGTAAAGATAATGCCATTGAGCATCAATTACAAGTCTAACACAAGCACGGAGTCAAATTTATGAATGAACAGCAGACGGAGCTATTTGACTCACTGTTTTCGATGGTCGGGTCGTAGGATTCAACAAACTGATTGTCAACAAACTGAATAGTAATGGATGATTTTCCTAAAGACAAGAAAGTTTATTATTAGAAGATCATCTCAATGTAGTGGCTGACGACAACATCATCATGTGTGTAAGAAGTGTCATAGACTTGTGGTGGTCGCCGTAGCAACACACGACGACTTTGCAGTCACCAGACGGACATCTCACATTAAAAGCTGTGTTTGCGCTGATTGATTTAACGATGGCGTACATGGTACTTGCCCGACAATATGTGTCTGCGTACCAGCCTTCAACATACGAGTATTGCAACACCGCAATAAAAATCAACCTCAGCAAATCGTTTCACTTGGGACACTTTAGTGCTAGCCGGGAAAAAACATGCGTCGTCACAAATCCTTGAGTGCCGCAGACTGATGCCGAAAGGAATGTTGTTAGATAggaaaattttaataataataaaagaatactttttttgacaactcattttatacattgaactactCCCGTTGATAAAACAATCTTAGTTATAAGCACAGACAAAATGTGATGTTGGTAAATAAGAGCATTTAATAAACTAGTTTTCAAGCAGCCACAAGAAATAAACACAATATATGTGTTATATTGATGATAGTGAAAAATACTATACATTACAAATCTCACGCACCTACTGACCGATAACCCATGATGGCCAGCTTCCTGTCACGAGGTGGCGCCATGGAGCTTCTCTACAACAATATCACCAGAACATAAATATTCGTAAAAACACAGCAAGTTTTAGAAACCCGAGAGATAGAAGGAATCGAAATTGATTAAACCCTAAGAATGTTGTGTCTATTCTGATGGAGACAAAAACTTCATTGTCTTCGTAAAAAATTGATTATGGCAAAAGTAAATATCTAAGACCATTTAAAGACATCTTGACCAGCCAAAGGTATTCTTCATTATAAAGACAGAAATCACTCATAATTAGGTTTAGTTTGCTATGTtacaacatttaagttaggaaACTGTGAAATTTAGCTTTGAACGCACactttttccagtgaaatagtggTAACCAAAAGTTATACATAGAAGCAGGTTAGTCTATATTAAAATTCCGCCaacttaaaaaaacaaaaatgtatgtattaaggatgtgccgcgaggaagattattcgggttcgtgcgaatcCGAATATCATGAAAGTCGACatgaacgaatcccgaatctattcgtattagaaccaaacaataaaatttcattcaaaagttgtcaagtcttgtttctaaaatgacgtaatcgataaacaaatcgctttctttcgaaaaatagtgtttaaaaaacgatggaaaaagcaaaatcgttaggaaaacgaccttcattgtaagtactgctgactctagtttagctttgtcgggaaactagatcatcattttttacgaaagtcagtaaatttataagtaatattgtattcgggttcgccattgttggtattcgtgttcgcccgaatcttccataaaggcgatattcggcgaatctattcgggtttgggtttgtatcggcccatccctattCCCTAGTATATATACATCGAAAGTTTACATGGCCAATGCCAAAATCCACTGGcgtaaaaattagtttttgcCGTACTTCTTCAGCGATAAGGTGCTAGTTTCCAGTCTGAACCCAGCTTTAGCGCAGCAGTACATAAACGATTTCTGTCAAAAACTTCCATTTCTGCCGGGCGTGTTGGAGAAAGAGAAACAGCCATAATGTCTGAACCAAGTGAACCGGAGCAGTGGATTAGACATTCAGACCGCACGTTACCAGATAAAGAGGATAACTTGCGTATCTGAAATATGCATAAGCAAGCATGGTAGTAAGGTGTTCTTAACCTTATTAACTTCGCTCACCCGGAATCTGATAACATAACCGGCAAATTAGACAAATACAAACGCTGCTTACAAAACTACACCAGTCTGGGCTAATTGAGAAGGTGCTAAGaaggtaaaaatgttttgcggAGTGCGTGGGTAGTATTTAAATGGCGGATTTTCTTACTGCAAAAATGCCTTACACTAGCGACGGATATGGCGCTGGGACGATTACACAAAACCAGTGGACGCACGTAACTTGGCGTCTTCCAAACCACTTGCAGTCTGAGTAAGTAGGCTAAATAATCGTCACAAGTTGGGCAaattatacaggtcataattACAAACACGCCGCAGGCCCGGCGTCATTAAAGGAAAATCGGCCATAACTACCAACAAACCGTTTAAGTGATTGATGGGGATAAGCGTAAAGCTAAAGTTCTAcaattattgtacaaaaaaaaagaaaaagaataaaaaatgctATTGTGttggtttttgttgtttatttttcgccattagcTGTACGGAGCGAAAGttaggatgctaaccgttgtagctatagcacaataaaatacatgctcacgaacaattaacgagcaggaaacagtggcaaagcccaagggcctaaaacatgcaagatggCAGTAACAGAAATGTGTTATGAGATGTTatacaaaaattcaaatatacGTACTCGATTAAATTAAATCGTAGCCATAACATATATATACCATTCGCCAGAACTACGGCAGATTGCACTATTTCATTTCTTGATCACAACATATGTATTCATTgacgtttttttatttattaacaaaCCTGTAATTTACTCTTGTACGCTGTACGCAAAGCTTGTGTTGTAACAAAGTCAACTTTTTCTTACCTAAGTCATGTCGAATCAATTGAAACTGTGATTTGAGTCGATCCAATGCTCACTAACAGtttaactttgaaaatgtttctgaCGATACACAGGCTTCTTAAAATTAATCTGGTTAATTGGTATATGTCTATAACAAGTTTTTTCGAAAAATAACACATccattttaaatgtttacaaaGCTACACATTTTGCTTTCACATCGGTCAGCAGGTGAAATGGTGAATAGAGCCAAGTAATCATCGAATCTTTTTACGCTCTAATGAACTATTAAATCTCTGTGTTTACTATTGAATTGAATATTAAAACTCTAATGAAAATAATTGACTCTAATGAAGTCAAAGATTCGAGTCGTTGTAAGACTGTGTAAAGCTGTTCTGGGTTTCCACTGTGGTCTTTATCCTATCAAGTCTTTCACTGATAGTAAACAATCTCCTTCTGTATGCCGCCTCACAACAACCAGAACAACCTTGACAGGTTGAAACCATTGGAGGGAAAATAGAAACTGAAACTGTGGTCTTGggaataaagaaaagaaatcctggaaattatataaaactcatttatagtttatttatgaaaagttttgctccaaacaaaaataacattatcgAATAAAATTTGCCGCGTAATCTACACAGAATGAATATTTTTGGTCGAGTCAGCTTTTGACGCAATGGCCACGTTGACCACTTTGTAAACGTTGATAACTTCTGCTGAGATTGCTGAGATCCTCCAAGCAAGGTCCTATCCCATCTGGTCATTCTTCGAATCATCTGAAGTGAAATTTCTGATCGTTGGAAAACGTCAAAGACCAGAGAGCAGTCGCCGCAGCCCAAGCAACCTGACAATGTACAAGGACGGTGCAATTGCGCAgtgcaacaaaataaaagatgACGTAATTGTGACGTAAGTAGTACCGACTCTTGCAGCTTTGCGAAAGTTGGAAGACAAGTGACCATATTCTGAACTGCTATCTGTTAAAATGTCTGACTGATTCTGTCCACTTTGATTCTTGCCATCGATGGTATCACGTGACCTGCTTGGCTCATACAGCGGTGCGGAAAATACGTCATCACCTCCCACAAGATCGATGACGCAAAGTGTGACGTAAGGAGCTGTCGAAGCCAGATGGAAAATAgcgttaaaaaaaataaaccgCCAGAGAGCGCTGCAGCGCACGAACACGTTGCTGGAATGTTTGCGCAGCCACAAGAGGCGCAGTGCGCTGGAGAAGGCAAAGATCCAAGAGCAGGTGATGAGGAGGACGCTGAAGAGAAGTTGCGCCTTGCTAAGGCTCGGGAACAACGTCGAACACGTGGCGCAAGTCGGCGCTATTTCGGTCGACATTCGTTCGAGATTGAGGAAATCTCGCTCATCAAATACGACAACGTTCTCACGGTCGTGTAATATCCCGGAAGTATTACTTTCCGGTAGTTGGTTCTGACGTTTCTTCTTGAGCAGTTGtgaagaaacattttgagacgactCTACTCCATTAAGTTCTGAAAGAAAATGGGAATTGCGAAAGTTTTGGCAGTTCTTCAATTAAATAAGGGCGACCTCACCTTGAACCTTGGTGTTTTCATTTCCGGTGTGGCTTAGAGGTACTTCCCCGCTATTTTGGACGCTTATTGGTCGAGTGACGTAAAaccatttcatttcaaatgaaTCATTGCGACCTTAAAAGGCAGCGGTTTCATTTTGATGTAAAGAATAGAACATTGTCTGATCATTGCAACATGATAATTGAGTATTGTCAGAAATTTCACACCATTGTTAAGGGAGGAttacatttttatgaaatgatATCCATTCTTGAAATTACCTTgatttgtgacgtaatttCCCGGGGATTGTTCGTCACAGTCCACTGGACATACGAAGAAGTCCAACAGCGACAAATTTTGCCTGGAAAAGACAAGAAACGTTACAACCTTTTTCGTCGATTCATGTTGAAACAGTCATGCGGCTGCAAAACCCCGAAACATTAGATTTTCAAGCTTCACCAGATGACTCATACTTAGTCGCCATACTTAATCGTGACGTCACGAAAGCTTACTCGGGTCGTCGGGTCACAGATCGTGTGAGGAGTGGGACGAACCACATGACCAGGAAACACGTCCAAGAGAAGAAGAGGACCAGGAGAGTCGTCCGGATGCTCACCACCGAATTGCTATGGCGACCGATGTAGGAGGAGTGCGAGCTCCGCTGGAAAACCGATCCTCGGCGAATAAAAGTGCTCGATCCTGATAACGTCATAATCGATATGAAACAGCACGATTTCACGTGTATTACGTCATCACAAAAAACTGACTTGACCACCAGGTGGACTTGATCTTGGAGATGGGGAGGGTCCTGGACCGCTTCTTCTCGATTCTAGAATTGTCCTTGTCTGGTCGGGAGTTCTTGTTCTGGGTGGGGGGATCTAAAATGAcagatgacgtaataaacgtTCGCCCCggattttgaaataaattggtTTGTCTCAGCCAATCAGATTCTTACAGCCTGTCCGcgtttttgtcaatttttccTGCTGTTCAATTGGATTCTCTGATTTAGCATCAAACGTCCCCACATCTGTGAACGAATATTCAATGACGCTCGACCTTCTGCATGACGCCCTCTTCTGTCGGTCTTGCTTGGAATCGCGCGGAAATTCTCTCTCCTTTTGAAAAAATCCGTAAAACCTTCGTTTATGTCTTCATAATTGTCCTGGCGGTGCGAATAATTGAATTGTGACGACATTATTCAAGTTCAAAGCAAAAGTTGACAGACAAGTTCACCTCAGAAGAGTGACGGTTGAAAACCTTCATGATAGTCTCAAAACCTGGCCTATGCAACCCACTGGCGCCCTCTCCGTGCAGAGATGACAGTGAAGAAGAATCCGTGCGGTGGCGCCCCATACTAATGGTCCGCTTGTAAAGAGCGTAAGTGAGAATGATGACGTTGCAACATGAAAGCGTGATTGAGGACAGCTTGAGACCTGAAACACGCGATGGACCATTATTACCTGACAATGACGTAATCAGTAAATAGACGATAAGCGTTTGATAAAGTCTATTGGTAATTGGTATGTAATTGAAGCAACAATCACGTGAGTAAAGGACAGAGTTTACTTGATGGCACAGGATCGTCTTCACTCTAACAGTACAGagaaagaatatttttgtttaaatatcgATCAAAGCAACATCAAAGCAACCAAAGGAATCGCAACATTTGAGGTAAGAATCGTAACTATGGCAACGGACAAGCACTTAGCTTTTATTTGAGAGATATTGAATTTTCCTGCAAAGTTGATGGTAAAAAGCCCGGCTCATTAATTATGTAAAACGCCCTCAGTTTAACACGAAAATCCACTCTGTTGTGACGTCAACGTTGCTTTGGCAACAAGTTCACCCTGATTGTTCACATGAATTTTCCTTATAAGGAAAATCGGAAATCGTGCGTCGattaaaaatggcaaaaaaacgGTGATGGAACTATTTATAGCATTTGTGACGTAAGAAAGGTAACCCTGGACCACTTGGGCTCACATATTTACTAGGAAATGACTTTGTAGCCAACGCGGGTCCAACGTAAGAACGTCAGTAATGTCTGATGGTGGGGACTTGCTGATTTTAAATCACTTAATGTGATGCAGTGATGATGATAATTAAACCAAGTAACAACCTGACGTCATTAAGCTTTGCTTTGCTGATATTTTGACCGAAACATTCTCCTTCGAGATCAAATTGAGAAATAAATCTGAAGAACTTATTCGCGCAGAATAAAAGctgaattgttatttttgttttggtgtttAGCAGCGCAGCGCCAATAACGCAGTGGCATTGGCCTAATGCCGGCCCTGGCTATGCCAATATACCGGTTATTATcaaattgttgttattatgAAGAGTATCGCGGTTTGAAGCTTCATAGACACTTTTTGTTGTCATGAAACCATCTTGGTTGTTGCggaataaagttaaaaaaataaaattaaagaaatagaATCAATTAATTCATATTCGACCTTCCAAGACAGTTTCAACATGTCTGTGCCCATCAGTTGGTCTGCCCAAGTCTTTCGtcataatgacgtcatgatGACGAAGTGTTTTCACGATGACGTCAGAGATAAACGCTAAACCGACTGTGACGTCGACAGCTGTTAGGCTTATGACGAAAAGAAACATTCTCTGTCGAAGTCGTCTACggaaaaatgacgtcatcatcagtCAGACGTTCAACTAATATTGAGCACAATGTTatataattatgatgtcacaatcttACCTGTAATTCCTTATCAGTGATGTCATAACCAGAATGTTGATGACGAGGACAAGACAGGACAAGAGAAGAGTGATCACGTCATCGATCTTCATATTAACCAAGACAAAGCAGAATTAAAATTCTAGAATCTGAAAATTTTATGGATTTTGTTTAGCAGGTGACATATTAATAACTACGTCATTAAAAATCCCACAACTACGTAATAGCGGCAAGTTTCACACTCCCAGCCTCATATAACAGTTCCTACAAATTCCGACCCCTTTGTATTACTGCCAATATTCTTGTTGGTTACGTAAGAAAGATCTATCCTCGTCCTGGCAAGATTTCAAATAACGCAAACAACTACGTCACAGCAATTTTCAACTATCAGCTTTTATACATGCCCAAAGCTAATGGGTTTCGGTGCTTTACCGCGCGCTCATCCAGGTTAACAAGTTACGTAAATGACGTTACACGTCAGTGTCAAGTTTTAGATTTCAACCAGATCGAAGTTCCCTCGAGTCAGATCAAAAGAAATTTGGGACCTTCCCCAACGACCTTTTTCCGGTTGATTGTTGCCAAGTGCTCGGTCTTGATCGCTGGTGTCGCGAATTGGGCCAATACTCCCCACAATTGACCCAGATTTGGCGACAATTAAAGAAACCATGCGCTTTGGTCGTCAAAAGTGCGACAAAGTAAGGCGACCGTTCGCGAAACGAACTGCTCTTTTTTAAAGCGTCTTAAAATCATTACATCatgattataattatgacaGCATAGTCATTTGAAACCGCTCAAGTCAGGAAGCCGGTTCGGTTCGACCCCGGTTGACCCGCTTTAGTCACAGCTGGTGATAATAATGTGTGACGTAGCGATGAATACGAACTTTGTTTGCTTATAATTGTCCATTGCTTCGACATAATCGGTCGGTGAAGATCTTCCAACATCTTCGAACAAATTCCAACTAAATTATTAATCGCGTGACGTAGTGACGTCCCAAAACTGATGAAACGAGCCAGAAGTTGCTGCCGGCACACACGCTCTATGGCTATATTGCAAGTTATTCTCTCATTTTTTCCTTATTTCTCAGATAAGAACTTAATCATTCCCTATCTaatgaaacttgaaattttcttGCCCAGCTCAATATTTCttggtttgtttcttttcCAGTTCACTGAGTTAACACAAACCTGGAAGACTTCAGTGAACAAAAGCTGTTAATTGTTGATAAACATGTGCGCTATTACAACATGTGCGCTATTACAACATGATGTGCTTTTACTTGTctcatttaaaaatacttcaatGCAACACAAATGACAAGTTCCACTGCAACACATTCTTATGCTGGTCTGCTGCTGAACCTTTATAGGAGATTCAAATGATCTCAGCAACTTCTTATAAAGATGaagtaaaaaacaaatgaaacaaaatgttcAAGACGACCTCAGCTACAAACCTATTCTGTGTCTCCTCTCCACTTCAAGCCACTCAGCGCTCTGGTCGCGACTGCAgcgcaaaacattttaacctCGTTTGCCGGAAACCCACAATGCCTCTGTTGATCACCTGACTGAAGCGGTCGAGTCGCTATCAactgttacgtcataactACGATCGCGCTCTTCTATTTCTGTGATTCggcaaaatttaatgaaatttgaGGAATCAACAGAAATCTTTCGCGTAATAATTAAACATAAAgacattatgacatcattataACGGCATTATTAGACCACTCCTAATCTTCCCAATCACGCATTCATCTTTTTAACGACAAATGGTTTTTGTTGGAATCTTTTTTCTCGATTATAATGCAAGAAAACAAGCTTATTGTGACGTATTAGACACGGTCATTGTGAAGTCAAAAACACAGGACTTGACTAACAGGGTGAAGGTTTAGCACAGCGGTTCCCAAAGTTTTTCGAGCACGACCCAAATCCGAGTTTGGTGAACGACTCGCGACCCAAGTCTCAAACAGCGATTTTCTCACAATCAGCATATTGAGATCGAGATCACGTacatattttaacattttaacatCTTAACTTAATTAACCCTTTAACAAAACACAGTAAAAAGAAGAAGCTTTATAACTTTACTTCAAAATAGTACCGTGATCAACTAATCTTGACTTGTAAGTTGTGAACTTATAAAGTTAAAAACCATGTTATCTTTTACTACACAGCTGTTAAAATCATCGGAGGAAATGTCTATGATGCAATACGTCAGTCTATTATTGCATCATACATGAAAGAACTTGAAAAGAGGAAAAAGAACGTTGAAAATACACAACACGACCTATCTTTGACCTTTGTGACCCAGGTTCGCATCGCCGCGACTCCTTTCGACCGGTACTGTGGGAACCACTGGCTAAGCACATGCACGGTGTTGCAGAAGTTACGCAGTTATGTCCTAATAATGGTGAATTGAGTTCAATTGTTTCGTCATTAGAGTTAACACTCGGTGCAAAATCTTGAGTAAGGGTTTATGGAAGTGGCGACGCCACAGAAAGTAGATCACGCCACTTATTGTATGTGATGAACGTTTGAGTGAaagcaaatggtttcaaatgaaataaattaaatgtaaTAAATCATTTAGAGATTTCTCTAATTGAGGAATTACGCAATATGGCAGAGTAACCACGTCACTGGAATGGCATGAGGCATTAATCAGTTGCCATTGTTCAAACATCATGCGTCAATATATCGATTATTCTTTCACAAAGCCATGAATTTTAGATAAGATCTCGTTTAACCGGCTGCAGCCTGACTGTAAATAATTAGTTGAATTTTGCCGGGTCTGTGCTTGGTAGGCGAGAAGCAAAGTCGTtttgatgacgtaacaattctTAAAGACGACAAATGTTTGCTTGAGAAAATGTCCATGagagaatttatttttactgaCTTTGTAGGTGGTTCGAGCGCTGGAATCGCATTGATACAGtccgtgttcgatacccgGTGGCGCCACACCGTTGCAATGCACTTGAGCGaggcattaacgacacttgctgCTGTTCAGTGGGTCTGGCAGACTGTTACAAATTCAGGCAATACAATGTAAAAAATCCAAAGTAAAGCCTGcgtgacaatcggaacttgtgCAAAGGCTGGCTCGGCAACCGGAGCTCGAGGGATTGACTGGTTTAAGATTTGCaaagtccgaggataaagattgtcATACCAAGTAGCTCTCTTCGGCACAAAATCGACAGATCCAATTCCTTTGCAGATATCTGAAAACATGGCTCCATAGCGCCAACGAGCGTTTTTACACGAGATTTCATTCGCGCAAGAGGTGGCGCTAAATTTAATACAGTTACAACGCACATTAACGTTGAAATGAATGCTTTCCAGTAcagtaataacttcatgtaaaaaGTGTAATCacttgtgacgtaacaaagttttaaataaaatctaTCAACAAAATGCGATTATGAGGTCACCATCCGATCCGCGtttggatttaactaatttttaataaacctGAGGTTCTACAGGTTCAtgaaaatatgacgtcataattcccttttattgatttcaaAGTCAGGCGCCGATTAATTTTCTCCAAGTCATCGCATTGTGACGTCTTAGTTAACTTGTCGACTGTCACCAGACACAGTTGACGCTGGTGTCCAAGAACAAGGTCGACGTCATCGCTACTCGCTCTTTGGGCTCGAtttatcattgttttgtcacaaCCGAGCGAGCTTGCTTTAAATTGTGAAGGAGTGTATTTTGGAAGTGTGTCTCCCCTCCACCCACCTCGACTAGATCTGCGGAATCTGCGGCAATGATGTCTGCAAAATACGGTGagttgtgaaaattttttccatGATTGTAAAGTAGAATACACTGGTAAGGTTTATCGCGCCCAGCATCGAGTCGTTATGCATGAACGCACATCTAATCGTCACAATAACAATCGCCATCAGTCATCACAAATCGGTAGTAGCCAAAAGCTGGAAACGAAAAGTTGGAACTCGTAAAATAGTTTCGACCAATGGGTGACCGTGACGTGACATCATCGATGAACAAGATGTAGTTTATGACGTTAAATATGACGCAATTAATCAGTATCAACAAAAGtgaaatttactttaaaagcAATTACGCTTTATTCGAggattattacatcacagaAGACAGCAGAGATTAGGTGGCTAGAATAGGTGGCAGAGGAAGGAAGCGAGATGGCGATTGTTCTGTTTCTTGCAACAGACGCTGATAATAATAACGCAGGTTGTTCCAGATTTTCAATACAATACGAGTGGTTCATACCTTGCAGTTTACTGTAAACCATCGCAGTAGTTTGCGGCtgtgtttgtttgtatttaGTAGGTCACAAACTGCTTTGTGACGTTACACATTCGA
Encoded here:
- the LOC143471211 gene encoding uncharacterized protein LOC143471211 isoform X1, coding for MKIDDVITLLLSCLVLVINILVMTSLIRNYRRLRQRMFLFVISLTAVDVTVGLAFISDVIVKTLRHHDVIMTKDLGRPTDGHRHVETVLEGLKLSSITLSCCNVIILTYALYKRTISMGRHRTDSSSLSSLHGEGASGLHRPGFETIMKVFNRHSSEEREFPRDSKQDRQKRASCRRSSVIEYSFTDVGTFDAKSENPIEQQEKLTKTRTGYPPTQNKNSRPDKDNSRIEKKRSRTLPISKIKSTWWSRSSTFIRRGSVFQRSSHSSYIGRHSNSVVSIRTTLLVLFFSWTCFLVMWFVPLLTRSVTRRPEQNLSLLDFFVCPVDCDEQSPGNYVTNQGRNDSFEMKWFYVTRPISVQNSGEVPLSHTGNENTKVQELNGVESSQNVSSQLLKKKRQNQLPESNTSGILHDRENVVVFDERDFLNLERMSTEIAPTCATCSTLFPSLSKAQLLFSVLLITCSWIFAFSSALRLLWLRKHSSNVFVRCSALWRFIFFNAIFHLASTAPYVTLCVIDLVGGDDVFSAPLYEPSRSRDTIDGKNQSGQNQSDILTDSSSEYGHLSSNFRKAARVGCLGCGDCSLVFDVFQRSEISLQMIRRMTRWDRTLLGGSQQSQQKLSTFTKWSTWPLRQKLTRPKIFILCRLRGKFYSIMLFLFGAKLFINKL
- the LOC143471211 gene encoding uncharacterized protein LOC143471211 isoform X2 → MKIDDVITLLLSCLVLVINILVMTSLIRNYRRLRQRMFLFVISLTAVDVTVGLAFISDVIVKTLRHHDVIMTKDLGRPTDGHRHVETVLEGLKLSSITLSCCNVIILTYALYKRTISMGRHRTDSSSLSSLHGEGASGLHRPGFETIMKVFNRHSSEEREFPRDSKQDRQKRASCRRSSVIEYSFTDVGTFDAKSENPIEQQEKLTKTRTGYPPTQNKNSRPDKDNSRIEKKRSRTLPISKIKSTWWSRSSTFIRRGSVFQRSSHSSYIGRHSNSVVSIRTTLLVLFFSWTCFLVMWFVPLLTRSVTRRPEQNLSLLDFFVCPVDCDEQSPGNYVTNQGRNDSFEMKWFYVTRPISVQNSGEVPLSHTGNENTKVQELNGVESSQNVSSQLLKKKRQNQLPESNTSGILHDRENVVVFDERDFLNLERMSTEIAPTCATCSTLFPSLSKAQLLFSVLLITCSWIFAFSSALRLLWLRKHSSNVFVRCSALWRFIFFNAIFHLASTAPYVTLCVIDLVGGDDVFSAPLYEPSRSRDTIDGKNQSGQNQSDILTDSSSEYGHLSSNFRKAARVGTTYVTITSSFILLHCAIAPSLYIVRLLGLRRLLSGL